A DNA window from Pseudomonas sp. GD03919 contains the following coding sequences:
- a CDS encoding M14 family metallopeptidase: MKISADFDSGNIQVIDASDPQRVLLAMRPDLNSHHFQWFHFQVDELQPGQRYGFCLSNAGQSAYNRAWDGYQAVASYDQQDWFRVPTRFEDGQLHFQLQAEQASVRFAYFEPYPRARHERLIATALERGAELVASGRSLEGRDIQLLRIGGQTGAARKLWIIAQQHPGEHMAEWFMEGVIERLQNPQDAEMAALLEQAEFYLVPNMNPDGAYRGHLRTNHAGQDLNRAWQSASSERSPEVLFVLQHMQRIGVDLFLDIHGDEEIPHVFSAGCEGNPGYSPRLAALEEDFRSRLVGIGAEFQTRFGYPRDEPGQANMTLACNAVGQAFDCLSFTIEMPFKDHDDNPQPRTGWNGARSQKLGQDVLSVLAQMVATLR; the protein is encoded by the coding sequence ATGAAGATCAGTGCGGATTTCGACAGTGGCAACATCCAGGTCATCGACGCCAGTGACCCGCAGCGCGTGCTGCTGGCCATGCGCCCGGACCTCAACAGCCATCATTTCCAGTGGTTTCACTTTCAGGTCGATGAGCTGCAGCCTGGCCAACGTTATGGCTTCTGTCTGAGCAATGCCGGGCAGTCGGCCTACAACCGCGCCTGGGATGGCTATCAAGCCGTGGCCAGCTACGACCAGCAGGACTGGTTCCGCGTGCCGACCCGTTTCGAGGACGGACAGTTGCATTTCCAGTTACAGGCCGAGCAGGCGAGCGTGCGCTTCGCCTATTTCGAGCCCTACCCGCGAGCGCGCCATGAGCGCCTGATCGCCACGGCGCTGGAGCGCGGCGCCGAACTGGTGGCCAGCGGCAGAAGCCTGGAGGGCCGCGATATCCAGCTCCTGCGCATCGGCGGCCAGACCGGTGCTGCACGCAAGCTGTGGATTATCGCCCAGCAGCACCCCGGCGAACACATGGCCGAATGGTTCATGGAGGGGGTGATCGAACGTCTGCAGAATCCGCAGGATGCCGAGATGGCCGCGTTATTGGAACAGGCCGAATTCTATCTGGTGCCGAACATGAACCCGGACGGTGCCTATCGCGGTCACCTGCGCACCAACCATGCCGGGCAGGACCTCAATCGTGCCTGGCAGTCGGCCAGCTCCGAGCGCAGCCCGGAAGTGCTGTTCGTGCTGCAACACATGCAGCGTATCGGCGTCGACCTGTTCCTCGATATCCACGGCGACGAGGAAATCCCCCATGTGTTCAGCGCCGGCTGCGAGGGCAACCCCGGTTACAGTCCACGGTTGGCCGCGCTGGAAGAGGACTTTCGCAGCCGTCTGGTGGGTATCGGCGCCGAGTTTCAGACCCGTTTCGGCTACCCGCGTGACGAGCCGGGCCAGGCCAATATGACCCTGGCCTGCAACGCCGTTGGCCAGGCTTTCGACTGCCTGTCGTTCACCATCGAGATGCCGTTCAAGGACCACGACGACAACCCGCAGCCGCGCACCGGCTGGAA